From Quercus robur chromosome 8, dhQueRobu3.1, whole genome shotgun sequence:
TCTGGGTTTTCCTTAAATTTCGGTTTCAATGTCCCTATAGGAGTTTTTCTATGATTTTAAATGCTTGATTGAAGTTCATGCGTTGTGTGATTTAGTTCTTTTGCTGAAATTTAAGGGGTGTTCACACTAGTTAGGtggttatttttttactaatatattTGATGGTACTTTGTTGATCAAGTAGGGTAGTAAAttcatcaaatatttcatagAAGTAAACTGcttaatttacaattttttaattttcatttcttcAGTTATAGCAAATTCTAATTGAAgttaaattttttctatttgattttttccGGACCCATTAAGATAATTCtcttctttgtttgtttaatttcaTGAATTAAAAATCATTTCTATGTAACATTTCTAGTTTTAATGTATAATCTGACCCAATTTATCCTAGCCTCCTCTGTTTCTTGCATAACATGGATCTgtgatttttgttctttttcagCTTATTAGAAGCCATTGATCTCATCCTTGAAGGAGCCCAGAACCTAGTGGTACCAATACAAACCAGAATAAGCAACTATTCAAGAAGAAAACAGCTTCAAAAGCCATCAACCACAGGGTTTGCAACTACCATCCACAACGGCTTTGAATACTGTTGGCTAACTCAAGAGGACATAATCCGATTCCTCCTCAGCTCTATTGGCCTATTCTCTCCAATTCCAGCACTCTCTATTGACACTCTTGGCATTATCAACACTGACATCTTAGCCATTGACTATCACTCTCCAGCCTCATCAGCAGTAAAATCTATATCACGTTCACTAGCTGAACAAACTTCTGTTGCTGTTGTTGACAGTGAGGGAACTTTGATAGGGGAGATCTCGCCATTCACGCTCGCCTGCTGCGACGAAACGGTTGCTGCAGCCATCACAACCTTGTCCTCTGGGGACCTAATGGCTTACATTGATTGTGGAGGGCCTCCAGAAGATTTAGTCAGGTTGGTTAAAGCAAGGTTGAAGGAAAAGAATCTAGATGGCATGTTGGAAGCTTATATTCAATCAGCTTATTCAAGTAGCACATCATCTTCATCTGATGATGAGTCTTCGTTGTCTCCTCCAAGGTCAGGAAAGTATAGCAGGTCTATGAGTTACTCAGCCAGGATGGTGAGGAGGGCAGAGGCAATAGTTTGTCACCCCAAGAGTTCTTTGGTGGCAGTGATGATTCAAGCAATTGCTCATCGTGTGAATTATGTTTGGGTGATCGAGGATGATTGTAGCTTGGTTGGAATTGTCACATTTTGTGAAATGTTAAAGGTTTTCAGGGAACATTTAGGGTCAATGGGTTAGAATGTTTAGTAAAGTTGTGGGCTCATCCTCATTAGCTTGCGGTGGGCTAAGATAATGGTAGGGGAAAAGGTTAAAAAGCAAGAAAGTGTTGTGAATATGAgacttttttggttttaatattATTGAAGTTGGGTCTTTGTTTGTATGATTAATTTTGTGTCACTGTCTTTTTCcctaaattacatattttaatttgcttttggtgggttttttttttttttggttacatgAACAGGAAATTAAGGATAGGCAGAGATTTGAGATCTTTTGTCTCCTTGTTTTCATTTAAAGGTATTTTGCCTTTAGTTCATGATTCTGTTTGGATGATTATTTGTTGTGTTCTGAGacttgttggctttaattcaataaataaatcaaaaggaGCTTTTCTGGGTCTACCATATGAACCACAAGCATGTGGACACAACTGGGTTTCAAGGATTAGAGGAGTTGGTCCAATTCTTCATGATGACAGCTCATGAGTGGACCGAAGAATTCTAGAACAATCgtttgtatgtatgtatgtgtgtatgta
This genomic window contains:
- the LOC126694951 gene encoding CBS domain-containing protein CBSX5, which produces MAVSLLAHVVISDLCLGKPALRSLPISATIADALAALRNSEDNFISIWDCADHHAAHSVSVNVGGDHRSCTCKCVGKVCMVDVICYLCKDDSLLSPCTALKAPVSAILPKIAGLVMHLEPSSSLLEAIDLILEGAQNLVVPIQTRISNYSRRKQLQKPSTTGFATTIHNGFEYCWLTQEDIIRFLLSSIGLFSPIPALSIDTLGIINTDILAIDYHSPASSAVKSISRSLAEQTSVAVVDSEGTLIGEISPFTLACCDETVAAAITTLSSGDLMAYIDCGGPPEDLVRLVKARLKEKNLDGMLEAYIQSAYSSSTSSSSDDESSLSPPRSGKYSRSMSYSARMVRRAEAIVCHPKSSLVAVMIQAIAHRVNYVWVIEDDCSLVGIVTFCEMLKVFREHLGSMG